A single genomic interval of Fibrobacter sp. UWB13 harbors:
- a CDS encoding DUF2971 domain-containing protein — MATDILYKYLDFDGGMAMLKNRTLQFTNATKFNDPFDCHPALFDYSNVPPNKRNLNPAGFFSKMKYNDMKNYREQTWICCLSKVCDSLLMWAYYNNHKGICIGLNIEAVLRSCQDRFIGYSAPQEAEEVIYRDINDKPDYFRDRPSPSEMLLTKAKDWEHEQEVRLIADHPLWANAMRDVPREFDEEETIDGKEIRHYPRLTADCFESVYLGVNMLQRKREQIIEIAKKLNPNINIYQITLDPNAFKLKPELVE; from the coding sequence ATGGCGACAGATATATTGTATAAATACCTTGATTTCGATGGTGGCATGGCTATGCTGAAAAATCGAACTCTTCAGTTTACCAATGCGACGAAGTTTAATGATCCGTTTGATTGCCACCCAGCATTATTTGATTATTCGAATGTTCCACCGAATAAGCGTAACTTGAATCCTGCTGGTTTCTTCTCTAAAATGAAATACAACGACATGAAAAATTATAGAGAGCAAACATGGATTTGCTGCTTGTCGAAGGTGTGTGATTCCTTGCTTATGTGGGCTTACTACAACAACCATAAAGGAATCTGTATTGGTTTAAATATAGAAGCGGTTTTGCGGAGTTGCCAGGATAGGTTTATTGGTTATAGTGCTCCTCAAGAAGCTGAAGAGGTTATTTATAGAGATATAAACGACAAACCGGATTATTTTAGAGACCGCCCTTCTCCGTCTGAAATGTTGCTAACAAAAGCCAAGGATTGGGAGCACGAACAGGAAGTGCGCTTAATTGCGGACCACCCATTATGGGCTAATGCAATGCGTGATGTACCAAGAGAATTTGATGAAGAAGAAACCATAGATGGAAAAGAAATACGCCATTACCCTAGACTCACTGCAGATTGCTTCGAATCGGTTTATCTCGGCGTAAATATGTTGCAGCGAAAAAGGGAACAAATAATTGAAATAGCAAAGAAATTGAACCCGAATATCAACATTTACCAGATAACTCTTGACCCAAATGCGTTCAAACTCAAGCCTGAGTTGGTTGAATAA
- a CDS encoding deoxyguanosinetriphosphate triphosphohydrolase family protein: MEWNASVKKQIESRLMEKENSLAEYACKSASAIRYHEVPDDIRPNFSRDADKIIHSYCYSRYIDKTQVFCLVENDHITHRVLHVQLVAKIARTIGRFLNLNEDLIEAISLGHDVGHTPFGHDGERIVSKFLQDCGEGIFEHNVQSFRLFNDLEAYGKGLNLTAQVLDGIICHNGEILKNEYGCNRSKTPEKLLEEYKNSLSGKLKSKEMVPMTLEGCVMRISDVIAYVGRDIEDAIILKLVKREDIPQEITKILGSKNSEIVNTLITDLVNNSLDKETLVFSPEVFDALNQLKNWNYKNIYLNPKKSTQDEKIKMMFRTVLEECLEELKSGVKKATGINHWCESLGEKYKETTSLPRIVADYVSGMTDDYLMNAYKEIVMPKSFGVSFGEK, from the coding sequence ATGGAATGGAACGCCTCGGTCAAGAAACAAATTGAATCCCGCTTGATGGAAAAGGAAAACTCGCTTGCAGAATACGCCTGCAAGTCCGCTTCCGCAATTCGCTATCACGAAGTGCCTGACGATATCCGCCCGAATTTTTCCCGCGATGCAGACAAGATTATCCATTCCTATTGCTATAGCCGATACATTGATAAAACTCAGGTGTTTTGCCTTGTTGAAAATGACCACATCACGCATCGTGTGCTGCACGTGCAGCTAGTCGCTAAAATCGCAAGGACCATTGGACGCTTTTTGAATCTTAACGAGGATTTGATTGAGGCAATTTCGCTAGGTCACGATGTGGGCCATACGCCTTTTGGGCACGATGGCGAACGGATTGTCTCGAAGTTTTTGCAAGATTGCGGAGAAGGAATTTTTGAACACAATGTTCAAAGCTTTAGACTGTTCAATGACCTCGAAGCGTACGGCAAAGGACTGAACCTTACCGCGCAAGTGCTCGACGGAATCATCTGCCACAACGGCGAAATCCTGAAAAATGAATACGGCTGCAACCGTAGCAAGACTCCAGAAAAACTGCTGGAAGAATACAAAAACAGCTTAAGCGGAAAGCTGAAATCGAAAGAGATGGTCCCGATGACATTGGAAGGATGCGTCATGCGAATCTCGGACGTGATTGCGTACGTTGGCCGCGACATCGAAGATGCCATCATCTTGAAATTGGTGAAACGCGAAGACATCCCCCAAGAAATCACGAAAATTCTCGGAAGCAAAAATAGCGAAATCGTCAACACGCTTATTACAGACCTTGTCAACAATAGTCTAGACAAAGAAACTCTCGTCTTTTCGCCGGAAGTTTTCGATGCGCTTAATCAGCTGAAAAACTGGAACTACAAAAACATCTATTTGAATCCGAAAAAGTCAACCCAGGATGAAAAAATCAAGATGATGTTCCGGACTGTCTTGGAAGAATGCCTTGAAGAACTCAAGTCTGGCGTGAAAAAGGCAACAGGAATCAATCACTGGTGTGAATCGCTGGGCGAAAAGTACAAAGAAACGACATCGCTCCCGCGCATTGTCGCCGACTACGTCTCTGGAATGACCGATGACTATCTGATGAACGCCTATAAGGAAATCGTGATGCCAAAGTCATTCGGCGTGAGCTTTGGGGAAAAGTAA
- a CDS encoding TIGR02452 family protein, translated as MQNRIDYKKLNIEVYEDTAERCRTNARLRESIASSTREQKFTGEAEKVVVENRNIFTESAKIIVSQKRTLEAAKAYAGTKVAVLNFASASHPGGGVTTGAGAQEESICRCSTLHPCLKAPQMEKFFYEPHWHQKNALHNDDCIYTPGVTVIKTDTSSPELLDESDWYNVDVITCAAPNLRNFERKKDLLVDKYGSGSITDEGLKQLHIKRLRRILDIAILNKVESIILGAFGCGAFMNDPRIVAEATAEALKDYLHAFKNIEFAIFCRPGFEQNYKEFCKLQCINQL; from the coding sequence ATGCAAAACAGAATTGACTACAAAAAATTAAATATCGAAGTTTACGAAGACACAGCAGAGCGTTGCCGCACAAATGCACGATTGCGTGAATCCATCGCAAGTTCCACCCGCGAACAGAAATTTACCGGCGAGGCAGAAAAAGTCGTTGTCGAGAACCGCAACATTTTCACGGAAAGCGCCAAAATTATCGTTTCACAAAAGCGAACGCTCGAAGCCGCCAAAGCATACGCAGGTACAAAAGTCGCAGTGCTCAATTTCGCATCGGCATCGCACCCGGGAGGCGGCGTTACAACAGGCGCAGGCGCCCAAGAAGAAAGCATTTGCAGATGCTCGACATTGCATCCATGCCTAAAGGCACCCCAAATGGAAAAGTTTTTCTACGAGCCGCATTGGCACCAGAAAAACGCGCTCCACAACGACGACTGCATTTACACGCCTGGCGTAACCGTCATCAAGACCGACACATCATCGCCCGAATTGCTTGACGAATCGGACTGGTACAATGTCGATGTTATCACCTGCGCTGCACCGAACTTGCGCAACTTCGAACGTAAAAAGGATTTACTCGTCGATAAATACGGCAGCGGTTCAATCACTGACGAAGGCTTAAAGCAGCTGCACATCAAGAGGCTCCGTCGCATTTTGGACATCGCAATTTTGAATAAAGTCGAAAGCATTATTCTCGGAGCATTCGGCTGCGGTGCATTCATGAACGATCCAAGAATCGTCGCAGAAGCAACCGCCGAAGCCCTCAAGGATTACCTGCACGCGTTCAAGAATATCGAATTCGCCATATTCTGCCGCCCAGGATTCGAGCAGAACTACAAAGAATTCTGCAAATTGCAATGCATTAACCAATTATAA